One Gimesia aquarii DNA segment encodes these proteins:
- a CDS encoding ArnT family glycosyltransferase, with product MPQIEIKELESTPITRLEFITVVILFLLGGSFRCLFLSETAIEHFDEGVYASNLWFTPEQGAEYPGRYFYAPPLLPFLIEWSMVFLGSGSWGTFLPSLLSGILTVPLAWWVARNWFGPAAGLVALTLASLSDLHLLYSRAALTDVLLGFYLLLSVYLIWKSYLSRDWKWPVLAGLTIGAGWATKYNGWLPLAVGLSGMLPWLFIYRRQLNSKTSYFLRWGVIACIAFLVWLPVLMGLQKWGGYSVVAANHSRYVVGFSGWLDSFSRQVDNHKLLEGTPGYIGIGLVCLVLCLLLHMLKVQQQLVFHTRSETDRSTWNAIVVGVSAALPLIAVYIFGVSPTLAVMGFLGILMQLFFASQHIVQKQSETDKLDSESLKRSLAAWLLAAWFCGLFLATPLYYPYPRLTIPWTISAWLGSAALAGWIEQRGTSSLFSFLSDKEKKRSSFIPAISVGMILIITLCIMPWSVVAWQPRNGLAEVSQNVLTDIRAETGAGVSDSILYIYAEPGLFFHLKAQGHSLTGPVADFEFLNSLPNSMPVYLLTGPHAAADADFQKKFQQLRDHFELVKSYDYSPSLLVRLNQAHLNNETEIEPIMLYRTK from the coding sequence GTGCCTCAGATCGAAATCAAAGAACTAGAATCGACACCGATTACCCGTCTGGAATTCATCACAGTTGTGATACTCTTTTTGTTAGGGGGCTCCTTCCGCTGTCTGTTTCTCTCTGAGACTGCTATCGAACATTTTGACGAAGGTGTCTATGCCTCCAACTTATGGTTTACTCCGGAGCAAGGCGCTGAATATCCAGGAAGGTACTTCTACGCACCTCCACTATTACCCTTCCTGATCGAGTGGTCGATGGTCTTCCTCGGCAGTGGTTCCTGGGGTACATTTCTCCCTTCGCTGTTATCGGGGATCTTGACTGTCCCTTTGGCATGGTGGGTCGCACGAAACTGGTTTGGTCCTGCGGCGGGATTGGTGGCTTTGACACTGGCCAGTTTAAGTGATCTCCATCTTCTCTACAGTCGAGCCGCTTTGACTGATGTTTTACTAGGCTTTTATTTATTACTAAGCGTATACCTGATCTGGAAGAGCTATCTCAGTCGAGACTGGAAGTGGCCTGTTCTGGCAGGTCTCACAATCGGAGCAGGGTGGGCTACCAAATATAACGGCTGGCTTCCTTTGGCAGTAGGGCTTTCCGGAATGCTTCCATGGCTCTTCATCTACCGCCGGCAACTCAATTCGAAAACAAGCTATTTTTTACGGTGGGGTGTGATTGCGTGTATTGCTTTCCTTGTTTGGTTACCGGTGCTGATGGGGCTTCAGAAGTGGGGTGGCTACTCTGTTGTCGCCGCCAATCACAGTCGCTATGTAGTTGGGTTTTCTGGTTGGCTTGATTCGTTTTCTCGTCAGGTGGATAACCACAAACTACTGGAGGGGACACCAGGTTATATTGGAATTGGTCTGGTTTGTCTCGTACTCTGCCTTCTGTTACACATGCTAAAGGTGCAACAACAACTAGTCTTCCATACAAGATCAGAAACTGATCGTTCCACGTGGAATGCAATTGTAGTCGGAGTATCGGCGGCGCTACCTCTCATTGCAGTTTACATTTTCGGAGTGAGCCCGACACTTGCGGTTATGGGATTCCTGGGCATCCTCATGCAGTTATTTTTTGCCAGTCAACATATAGTGCAAAAGCAGAGCGAAACCGACAAGCTAGATTCAGAATCTTTGAAGCGATCTTTAGCAGCCTGGTTATTGGCAGCCTGGTTTTGTGGATTGTTTCTGGCGACTCCTCTTTACTATCCCTATCCTCGCTTGACGATTCCCTGGACGATCTCAGCCTGGTTGGGATCAGCTGCACTTGCTGGTTGGATCGAGCAGCGTGGTACAAGTTCACTGTTCTCGTTCTTATCTGATAAAGAGAAAAAACGGTCCTCTTTCATTCCGGCAATCAGTGTGGGTATGATCTTGATCATCACACTCTGTATAATGCCTTGGTCAGTAGTTGCCTGGCAGCCTCGTAATGGGCTCGCTGAGGTTTCCCAGAATGTACTCACAGACATACGCGCAGAGACCGGTGCTGGCGTTTCTGATTCGATCCTTTACATTTACGCTGAGCCCGGATTATTCTTTCATCTGAAGGCACAAGGACACTCATTAACCGGACCCGTGGCAGATTTTGAATTTCTGAATTCGCTTCCAAATTCGATGCCGGTCTATTTACTCACAGGTCCACATGCCGCTGCAGATGCTGACTTCCAAAAGAAGTTCCAACAATTGCGTGATCACTTTGAGTTAGTCAAGTCGTATGATTATTCGCCGAGTCTGTTGGTAAGACTAAATCAGGCACATCTGAATAATGAGACTGAGATCGAACCCATAATGTTATACCGGACGAAATAA
- a CDS encoding ParB/RepB/Spo0J family partition protein, with protein MDEQNQTEADNPSEQSEAPGAPRRRLGRGLNALLGRGGSDSESENQPDQMGADGSEASVPTEQDEIDIELIERNPYQPRQDFASESLKELEGSIRQHGILQPLLVRPFDGAYQLIAGERRLKAARDAGLKTVPCRVLNLEERQVCEVAIEENLKRKDLNVLEKAQAFKNYLSQFNSTIEQLSQRLSLDRSTVNNMIRLLELADPVKQALQNEKISAGHARALLSLEEERQVAVCEQIQAESLSVRKTEAEVRKIIKGEADTVPFENAKKSKAAPEMTNHLVDLQQQLREILGAKVEIKLKTDHSGQIMIPFDSTETFERITGVLRKSA; from the coding sequence ATGGACGAACAAAATCAAACAGAAGCTGATAACCCCTCTGAGCAATCTGAAGCTCCAGGTGCTCCTCGACGCAGATTAGGTCGTGGATTGAATGCCTTATTGGGGCGGGGTGGCTCTGATTCGGAATCAGAAAATCAGCCAGATCAAATGGGGGCAGACGGATCTGAAGCTTCTGTTCCTACTGAGCAGGATGAGATCGACATTGAGCTCATTGAGCGGAACCCCTACCAGCCCCGCCAAGACTTTGCCTCTGAGTCGCTAAAGGAACTGGAAGGCAGTATCCGTCAGCATGGCATTCTGCAACCGTTACTGGTACGTCCCTTTGATGGAGCCTACCAACTGATTGCCGGTGAGCGGCGATTGAAGGCAGCCCGCGATGCAGGGTTGAAAACAGTTCCCTGCCGTGTGTTGAACCTGGAAGAGCGACAGGTTTGTGAAGTGGCGATTGAAGAGAACCTCAAACGTAAGGACCTGAATGTCCTAGAAAAAGCACAGGCTTTCAAAAATTACCTGAGTCAGTTCAACAGTACGATTGAGCAGCTCTCACAAAGATTAAGTCTGGATCGTTCCACAGTCAATAATATGATTCGTCTACTTGAACTGGCAGACCCCGTCAAACAGGCTTTACAGAACGAGAAGATCTCAGCCGGTCACGCGCGGGCACTTCTGAGTTTGGAAGAAGAACGACAGGTTGCTGTCTGCGAGCAGATTCAGGCAGAATCACTGTCGGTACGAAAGACTGAAGCTGAAGTTCGTAAAATCATCAAAGGAGAGGCTGATACGGTTCCCTTCGAGAATGCGAAGAAGTCTAAGGCAGCTCCTGAAATGACCAATCATCTGGTGGATCTGCAGCAACAATTACGGGAAATCCTGGGAGCGAAAGTGGAGATCAAACTCAAGACAGATCATTCGGGACAAATCATGATTCCTTTCGATTCCACTGAGACGTTTGAACGGATTACCGGAGTACTACGAAAGAGTGCCTGA